A single genomic interval of Shewanella halotolerans harbors:
- a CDS encoding DUF3413 domain-containing protein, which yields MIERKKEMGRDRVSRLVSWGHWFAFFNGFLAMIVGVRYIETVGAPESWIGWGYLAISTLGHFSFLAFIVYLVVLFPITLLLPYSKILRGLAAFAATLGLCILLYDTLIYDDYGLHLSPFVFDIAWADLNALLQGTSYIVTPLGIIILELTAANYLWKRIEKIRKSNYGPKVVLVIGLCFVSSHLIHIWADAADITEITRLDDAYPLSYPATARSFMESHGIEKSSKAQDPSKLQPSLNYPISPLQCSADPELNILMIAIDGFRADLVDKETMPFLYEYGKHNHEFKQHLSGGNMHNSGMFSLLYGLQGSYIAASDLSYRSPVFTQELAKQGYTLARFAPETSNIEPQAIYQDMTSHIQPLTNGVADADIQSIDSFNQWRMQQDKPWFALLNLQSPDSYDTPIGFLGIETVKPSTPLKPAQKVLFNQYRQSLNFIDKQLQKLIERLPASTFVMVTGVSGKVFTGDNDNQRGNLSPANVHVPLIIHWPGMEYDKTVAYPSSHYGVVPTLMTQLLDCTNKPSDYSAGRNILQPQSENWTYIGDNLVFGIYQEDEITVIDRHGKYRIYNRDYSQRLRNKKISAPELIQVMREGRRFYNH from the coding sequence ATGATCGAGCGTAAAAAAGAGATGGGCCGTGATCGTGTGTCACGCTTAGTCAGTTGGGGGCATTGGTTTGCCTTCTTCAACGGCTTCTTGGCGATGATAGTCGGCGTCCGTTATATTGAAACCGTGGGCGCGCCCGAGTCTTGGATTGGCTGGGGCTATCTGGCCATCAGCACCCTGGGCCACTTTAGCTTCCTCGCCTTCATCGTCTATCTGGTGGTGCTGTTTCCCATCACCCTCTTACTGCCCTACTCCAAGATATTGCGCGGGCTCGCGGCCTTTGCCGCCACCCTTGGCCTGTGTATCTTGTTGTATGACACCCTGATTTACGACGATTATGGTCTGCACCTTAGTCCATTTGTGTTCGACATCGCCTGGGCCGATCTCAATGCCCTGCTACAAGGCACCTCTTATATCGTCACGCCGCTGGGGATCATCATCCTGGAGCTGACCGCCGCCAACTACCTGTGGAAACGCATAGAAAAGATCCGCAAGTCTAACTACGGCCCTAAGGTGGTGTTGGTTATCGGCCTCTGTTTCGTCAGCAGCCACCTGATTCATATCTGGGCCGACGCCGCCGATATCACAGAGATCACCCGCCTGGATGACGCCTATCCGCTCTCCTATCCTGCCACCGCGCGCTCCTTCATGGAGAGCCACGGCATAGAGAAGAGCAGCAAGGCACAAGACCCAAGCAAACTACAACCGAGTCTCAACTACCCAATATCGCCGCTGCAGTGTAGCGCCGACCCAGAGCTTAACATCTTGATGATCGCCATCGATGGCTTCAGGGCCGATCTGGTAGACAAAGAGACCATGCCGTTTCTCTACGAATACGGCAAACACAACCATGAATTTAAGCAGCACCTGAGTGGCGGCAATATGCACAACAGCGGCATGTTCTCCCTGCTCTATGGCCTGCAGGGCAGCTACATCGCCGCCAGCGATCTCAGCTATCGCTCGCCTGTGTTCACCCAGGAGCTGGCTAAACAGGGCTACACCCTAGCGCGTTTCGCCCCTGAAACCAGCAATATCGAGCCACAGGCCATCTATCAAGATATGACCTCGCACATTCAGCCCCTCACCAACGGCGTGGCCGATGCCGATATTCAATCCATCGACAGCTTTAACCAGTGGCGCATGCAGCAAGACAAGCCTTGGTTTGCCCTGCTCAACCTGCAGAGCCCTGACAGCTACGACACGCCGATCGGCTTTCTGGGTATCGAGACGGTGAAGCCGAGCACGCCGCTCAAGCCGGCGCAGAAGGTACTGTTCAACCAATACCGTCAGTCGCTCAACTTTATCGACAAGCAGCTGCAAAAGCTTATCGAGCGCCTACCGGCCAGCACCTTCGTGATGGTCACAGGCGTGTCGGGCAAGGTGTTTACCGGCGACAACGACAACCAGCGCGGCAACCTGTCACCGGCCAACGTGCATGTGCCTTTGATCATCCACTGGCCCGGCATGGAGTATGACAAGACGGTCGCCTACCCCAGCAGCCACTACGGCGTGGTGCCGACCCTGATGACTCAGCTGCTCGACTGCACCAACAAGCCGAGCGACTACAGCGCAGGGCGCAACATACTGCAACCCCAAAGCGAGAACTGGACCTATATCGGTGACAACCTGGTGTTTGGCATCTATCAGGAAGATGAGATCACAGTGATCGACAGACACGGCAAGTATCGTATCTATAACCGTGACTATAGCCAGCGTCTGCGCAACAAGAAGATCAGCGCGCCCGAACTGATCCAGGTGATGCGCGAAGGACGACGCTTCTACAATCACTAG
- a CDS encoding YejL family protein: protein MAIQSKYSNAQVEAVIAEILAVLDKHQAPTDLSLMVLGNCVTDLLLRKVPEEARAQVAEQFAKALTQSVKS from the coding sequence ATGGCTATCCAATCTAAATATTCAAACGCCCAGGTCGAAGCCGTTATCGCCGAGATCCTGGCAGTACTCGACAAGCACCAGGCGCCGACCGACCTCAGCCTCATGGTACTGGGCAACTGTGTCACAGATCTGCTGCTGCGTAAGGTGCCTGAGGAAGCGCGCGCCCAAGTGGCCGAGCAGTTTGCTAAGGCGTTGACCCAGTCGGTAAAAAGCTAA